Within Cellulophaga sp. L1A9, the genomic segment CATGAAAAGAGCTAATAGAATTCTAAATATATTTTGCGTGCGTGTTGTTTTCATATCTTTTGCATAGGTACGGCCTTATAAGAAGTTTAGTGCGTCTTATTAAAATTAGTATTAATCCAATCGAATATTACCTTATAAACCTTTTCTCTAATGGGTTTTTTAGAAAGAATTAGATCATGTAAACCGTTTTTTATTTCAGTCACGGTAACCTTGCCTTGAAGTTTATGAGCGTATTTTTTAATATGATGTATGTTAAGAACTGCATCTCCTTCTTTAAATTTATCAGACCAATGTTTTTCGCTAATGGTCTGGCTGCTGTGCAGGATAAGTGTGGGTACAGCTAAAATTTGCTTCTGTCTGCAGTTTTTTTGTGCCTTATGAATTGCCCTAATAAAACCTAGATTAACCTTCTGTATATTGTAAGGTTTCCAAATGAGTGAATAATCCCATTCTCCATGTTTGTCTTTCTGTAGGCTATACCCGTAGTTTTCTGAAAACCCTCCTGATATAGGGGTGTCGGGGAAATACTTGCCTAGAAAGGATAGTATAGGAATCCCTATGGAACGCTCTAAGTAATTTAA encodes:
- a CDS encoding alpha/beta hydrolase — translated: MQEEHFKNNNYTSDLLGNGFEKLILHFPDDYEGKVIATLIRKCAEKDSQKAILYIHGFNDYFFQKEMAQKFNDQGYNFYALDLRKYGRSYLSHQKFNNVRSIREYDEELNLALQIIKSENNNQVLLMGHSNGGLITTNFAMNHLNSTLFHGLIGNSPFYEFNLNYLERSIGIPILSFLGKYFPDTPISGGFSENYGYSLQKDKHGEWDYSLIWKPYNIQKVNLGFIRAIHKAQKNCRQKQILAVPTLILHSSQTISEKHWSDKFKEGDAVLNIHHIKKYAHKLQGKVTVTEIKNGLHDLILSKKPIREKVYKVIFDWINTNFNKTH